In Candidatus Woesearchaeota archaeon, a single genomic region encodes these proteins:
- a CDS encoding GH116 family glycosyl hydrolase: MNHLIRKAEEIAKKCLREDYSEYGIAAGRRQFEDYWARDSFFASFGAIASGDYPIVRKNLELFLSNEDSIGQVPLRIGTKFIAFKVLGIKFYDGTKSRAPRYIIDRNYPNFMPKTPADQNSLLIIAAEEYIRKSDDKKFAVDNYEMLKKAMDWNFTLDKNRDFLIEEGYYCSWLDCVKKSGNVLYTEVCHYKACAAFSRIARRIGKKEDWKKYSEIAQKTREKINEKFWNGKFYNDWIDFNGKIHGNFSTDGNLLAIMFGISSRKKSRSIISCIKDFGLENGVPYKTNYPKYRFSEIDFLLYPAGMKDYHNGMSWLWIGCAGILAKAKAGMKKESVQLAEKIAKKIIECNGVYEVYEENGKPVKRLFYKSEFPFAWASGLFLYTIKEAGIINNK; the protein is encoded by the coding sequence ATGAACCACCTCATAAGAAAAGCAGAGGAAATAGCAAAGAAATGCCTGAGAGAGGACTATTCAGAATACGGAATTGCAGCAGGAAGAAGGCAGTTTGAGGATTACTGGGCAAGGGACTCCTTCTTTGCATCTTTTGGCGCAATTGCATCAGGAGATTATCCTATTGTGAGAAAAAACCTTGAGCTTTTCCTTTCAAATGAGGATTCAATCGGGCAGGTTCCGCTGAGGATTGGAACAAAATTCATAGCATTTAAGGTTCTTGGGATAAAATTCTATGACGGAACAAAAAGCAGGGCTCCAAGATACATAATAGACAGGAACTACCCTAACTTTATGCCAAAAACTCCTGCTGACCAGAACTCGCTTTTGATTATTGCAGCAGAGGAATACATAAGAAAATCAGATGACAAAAAATTTGCAGTGGACAATTATGAAATGCTGAAAAAAGCCATGGACTGGAACTTCACCCTTGACAAAAACAGGGATTTTCTCATTGAAGAAGGATACTACTGCAGCTGGCTTGACTGCGTGAAAAAGTCAGGGAATGTCCTTTACACAGAGGTGTGCCACTATAAAGCATGCGCTGCATTTTCAAGAATTGCACGCAGAATCGGAAAAAAAGAGGACTGGAAAAAATATTCTGAAATCGCACAGAAAACAAGGGAAAAAATAAATGAAAAATTTTGGAACGGAAAATTCTACAATGACTGGATAGATTTCAACGGGAAAATCCATGGGAATTTCTCAACAGATGGAAACCTCCTTGCAATAATGTTCGGGATAAGCAGCAGGAAAAAGAGCAGGAGCATAATATCCTGCATAAAGGATTTTGGGCTTGAAAACGGAGTTCCTTATAAGACAAACTATCCCAAATACAGATTCTCTGAAATAGATTTTCTGCTTTATCCTGCAGGAATGAAGGACTACCACAACGGGATGAGCTGGCTTTGGATAGGATGCGCGGGAATCCTTGCAAAGGCAAAAGCGGGAATGAAAAAAGAATCAGTGCAGCTGGCAGAAAAAATTGCAAAAAAGATAATTGAATGCAACGGTGTTTACGAGGTTTATGAGGAAAATGGAAAGCCGGTGAAAAGATTATTCTACAAAAGCGAATTCCCTTTTGCCTGGGCATCAGGGCTTTTTCTTTATACGATAAAAGAGGCGGGAATCATAAATAATAAATAA